In one window of Chryseobacterium sp. JV274 DNA:
- a CDS encoding helix-turn-helix domain-containing protein encodes MNNHFFDLIEYTNRSVFLTGKAGTGKTTFLNDFVRRTKKKHIVVAPTGIAAINAGGVTIHSMFGLPLRTFLPTTERIDTSLANNIADLMPHFKYRKDKLKLLREVEIIIIDEVSMLRADVLDMMDFSLRFIRRNNQRFGGVQMLFIGDLFQLPPVVRDEHILKMYYNSPFFFDSHAIKEIPIVTIELTKVYRQSDQGFLAILNAIRDGDVDNIDFNHLNERYDPNFDMGKESYVYLCSHNRMADEINLEKLAEIKVDPQTYEAKLVGDFKENQFPNEQFLELKIGAQIMFIRNDISGEKKYFNGKLGEIIGLDENEIRVVLDESENEIVVKRETWEQKKYFLDTDKNIQEEVLGSFEQFPIKLAWAVTIHKSQGLTFDKVIIDAGKSFTAGQVYVALSRCRTLEGIVLKSKITPEVIFKDNRILHFHTDTIANDHVEAILNQEKYDYSIRKVLRTLDCTWFLKEVEEWNNLSIVTKNIDHAKTKQLYLQLKHEAVNLGKIFEKLERIIFQKVNNFIEQKEDWSEIESKSKGAVNFFFIETRNKIFDPLKEFYAEIKGAKGLKQYNEEFKNWLEDIEEYLNSLREIYLLETKLLDEKNDKEINLKIAKVPSQVLTFQLFEQGKTIGEIALERGLVKETVIGHLAKFAEQGLLDISRVITSDKIRAFEDEFYKNPHETLTEWKSALPSHFEFNEIRILINHYNYKKGKNS; translated from the coding sequence ATGAACAATCATTTTTTTGACTTAATAGAATATACGAATAGAAGTGTTTTTCTGACTGGGAAAGCCGGAACAGGTAAAACGACATTTCTCAATGATTTTGTAAGACGTACAAAGAAAAAGCATATTGTAGTAGCACCCACAGGAATTGCTGCAATCAATGCGGGCGGCGTTACAATTCATTCCATGTTTGGACTGCCGTTGAGAACTTTTCTTCCTACGACAGAAAGAATAGACACCAGTTTGGCTAATAATATTGCCGATCTGATGCCCCATTTCAAATACCGTAAAGATAAACTGAAGCTTCTGAGAGAAGTTGAGATCATTATCATTGATGAGGTTTCCATGTTGAGAGCTGATGTTCTTGATATGATGGATTTTTCTTTGAGGTTTATCAGAAGGAATAATCAAAGGTTTGGGGGAGTACAGATGCTGTTTATTGGAGATTTGTTTCAGCTTCCGCCTGTGGTGAGGGATGAGCATATTCTTAAAATGTATTACAATTCACCCTTCTTTTTTGACAGTCATGCCATTAAGGAAATTCCGATTGTTACCATTGAACTGACAAAAGTTTACAGACAGTCTGATCAGGGATTTCTGGCGATTCTGAATGCTATCCGTGACGGTGATGTGGATAATATAGATTTTAACCACCTCAATGAAAGATACGATCCCAATTTTGACATGGGGAAAGAATCTTACGTATACCTGTGCTCTCACAATAGAATGGCTGATGAAATCAACCTGGAAAAACTGGCGGAGATAAAGGTAGATCCTCAAACTTATGAAGCTAAACTTGTAGGTGATTTTAAAGAAAATCAGTTTCCAAACGAACAGTTTTTAGAATTGAAAATTGGCGCTCAGATCATGTTTATCCGAAATGATATTTCCGGAGAAAAGAAATATTTCAACGGGAAATTAGGCGAGATCATTGGATTGGATGAAAATGAAATTCGTGTTGTTCTGGATGAAAGCGAAAATGAAATTGTAGTTAAAAGAGAAACCTGGGAACAGAAAAAATATTTCCTTGACACTGATAAAAATATCCAGGAAGAAGTATTAGGAAGTTTTGAACAATTTCCGATAAAACTGGCCTGGGCTGTTACTATTCATAAAAGCCAGGGACTGACGTTTGATAAGGTAATTATTGATGCCGGAAAAAGTTTCACGGCAGGTCAGGTATATGTGGCTTTATCCCGTTGCAGAACATTGGAAGGAATTGTTTTAAAATCAAAAATTACCCCTGAAGTTATTTTCAAGGATAACAGGATTTTGCATTTCCATACGGATACTATTGCCAATGATCATGTGGAGGCTATTCTGAATCAGGAAAAATATGACTACAGCATCAGGAAAGTACTTCGTACGCTTGACTGCACATGGTTTTTAAAAGAAGTAGAGGAATGGAATAACCTGTCTATTGTGACCAAGAATATAGATCATGCCAAGACTAAACAGCTTTATCTTCAGTTGAAACATGAAGCAGTAAATCTTGGAAAAATCTTTGAAAAACTGGAACGAATCATTTTCCAGAAAGTCAATAATTTTATTGAACAAAAAGAAGACTGGTCTGAGATTGAAAGCAAATCGAAAGGAGCCGTTAATTTCTTCTTTATAGAAACCAGAAATAAAATTTTCGATCCTTTGAAAGAGTTTTATGCTGAAATAAAAGGAGCGAAGGGTTTAAAACAATATAACGAGGAATTCAAAAACTGGCTGGAAGATATTGAAGAATACCTGAACAGTTTAAGAGAAATTTATCTTCTGGAAACTAAACTTTTAGATGAAAAGAATGATAAAGAAATCAATCTGAAAATAGCTAAAGTTCCGTCTCAGGTTTTAACCTTTCAGTTATTTGAACAGGGAAAAACTATCGGAGAAATTGCTTTGGAAAGAGGTTTGGTAAAAGAAACGGTTATTGGCCATCTTGCCAAATTTGCAGAACAGGGATTGCTGGATATCTCCAGAGTAATCACCTCAGATAAGATCAGGGCTTTTGAAGATGAATTCTACAAAAATCCACACGAAACATTGACTGAGTGGAAGAGTGCATTACCAAGTCACTTTGAATTCAATGAAATCAGGATTTTGATTAATCATTATAATTATAAAAAAGGGAAGAATTCATAA
- a CDS encoding gamma carbonic anhydrase family protein: MALIKELLGKAPQIGENTFLAETATIIGDVTMGRDCSVWYNAVIRGDVHYIKMGDKVNVQDNAMLHCTYQKHPLNIGNNVSIGHNAIVHGCTIKDNVLIGMGAIVMDDCLVEENSIVGAGSVVTQGTHIKSGEVWGGVPAKKIKDINAQLLEGEVNRIADNYVKYSSWYKENVKDHQF; encoded by the coding sequence ATGGCACTTATAAAAGAACTTTTAGGAAAAGCACCACAGATCGGAGAAAATACTTTTTTAGCAGAAACCGCTACTATTATTGGTGATGTTACAATGGGAAGAGACTGCAGCGTTTGGTATAATGCTGTGATCAGAGGCGATGTTCACTATATAAAAATGGGTGACAAGGTAAATGTTCAGGATAATGCAATGCTGCATTGTACCTATCAGAAACATCCGCTGAATATCGGAAATAACGTTTCTATCGGACATAATGCAATTGTTCATGGGTGTACCATTAAAGATAATGTCCTGATTGGGATGGGAGCTATTGTAATGGATGACTGCTTGGTGGAAGAAAATTCTATTGTAGGGGCAGGTTCTGTAGTAACTCAGGGCACTCATATAAAATCCGGAGAAGTTTGGGGTGGAGTTCCTGCAAAAAAAATCAAAGATATTAATGCTCAGCTATTAGAAGGAGAAGTTAACAGAATCGCTGATAACTATGTAAAATACTCATCGTGGTATAAAGAAAACGTGAAAGATCATCAATTCTAA
- a CDS encoding NifU family protein, whose translation MRTVLIEPTENPKVMKFVADYNLIPGSLELDRNSDISEIPMAQELFNYPFVERIFITANFVAVAKQDTIEWEHVAESLKNVIEDELLANPRIYLQKKKEMYQIYAEMTPNPNVMKFVSSKLLMDGFVEVKSIEAAEEVPLAQAIFKEFEFTKEVFISDNFVAVTRDNSVEWHQVMMTVRALIAEYLQNGGEISKVEPQKHENPVEKIINRDYTEDEQKISDILNEYVAPAVENDGGKISLMEYDQESKTAKMLLQGACSGCPSSTATLKNGIENILKQFVPDLVEKVEAVNG comes from the coding sequence ATGCGTACCGTACTTATAGAACCTACCGAAAACCCGAAAGTAATGAAATTTGTAGCAGATTACAATCTCATTCCAGGGTCTTTAGAGTTGGACAGAAATTCAGATATTTCAGAAATTCCTATGGCACAGGAACTTTTCAATTATCCGTTTGTAGAAAGAATTTTCATAACGGCTAATTTTGTAGCTGTGGCTAAACAGGATACCATAGAATGGGAACATGTAGCTGAAAGTCTGAAAAATGTGATTGAGGATGAATTATTGGCCAACCCAAGAATTTACCTTCAAAAGAAAAAAGAAATGTATCAGATCTATGCTGAAATGACTCCAAATCCTAATGTAATGAAATTTGTTTCAAGCAAATTACTGATGGATGGTTTTGTGGAAGTAAAATCTATTGAAGCCGCTGAAGAAGTTCCTTTGGCACAGGCAATCTTTAAAGAATTTGAATTTACAAAAGAAGTTTTCATTTCTGACAATTTTGTAGCTGTTACCAGAGACAATTCTGTAGAATGGCATCAGGTGATGATGACTGTTCGTGCACTTATTGCCGAGTATCTTCAAAATGGAGGTGAGATTTCTAAAGTAGAGCCTCAGAAACACGAAAACCCTGTTGAAAAGATCATCAACAGAGATTATACGGAAGATGAGCAGAAAATTTCTGACATTTTAAATGAATATGTGGCTCCTGCAGTAGAAAATGATGGTGGAAAGATTTCATTGATGGAATATGACCAGGAGAGCAAAACTGCAAAAATGCTTCTACAGGGAGCTTGTTCAGGCTGCCCAAGTTCTACGGCTACTTTGAAAAACGGAATTGAAAATATTTTAAAACAATTCGTTCCGGATCTGGTAGAAAAAGTAGAAGCTGTAAACGGATAA
- a CDS encoding NADPH-dependent FMN reductase, whose product MPPEKKIVVIIGSASENSSNQKLMEQVLEKIGNTDFQMYDNLSVLPHFDTAITDDNIPDEVQKIRKDIKNSAGVIFSTPEYIFSIPGRLKNLLEWCVSTTIFSEKPVSVITASASGEKGHEELLMILKTLGAVTDDKHQALIKGIKGKFDSNGLLESNTFAKVSKLVADFTTSVS is encoded by the coding sequence ATGCCTCCCGAAAAGAAAATTGTGGTTATCATTGGAAGTGCGTCGGAGAATTCCAGCAACCAGAAACTTATGGAACAGGTCCTGGAAAAGATAGGAAATACAGATTTTCAGATGTATGATAATCTTTCTGTTCTTCCTCATTTTGATACTGCAATAACGGATGACAATATTCCTGATGAAGTTCAGAAGATCAGAAAGGATATTAAAAACTCAGCAGGTGTTATATTTTCCACTCCGGAATATATTTTCAGTATTCCCGGCAGATTAAAAAATTTGTTGGAATGGTGTGTTTCCACAACAATCTTTTCTGAAAAGCCAGTGTCAGTAATTACCGCATCAGCCAGTGGAGAAAAAGGCCACGAAGAGTTATTAATGATTTTAAAGACTCTTGGAGCGGTAACAGATGATAAACATCAGGCATTAATAAAGGGGATAAAAGGCAAATTTGACAGCAATGGCTTACTGGAAAGTAATACCTTTGCTAAAGTATCAAAATTAGTAGCAGATTTTACAACGTCTGTTTCATAA
- the hemH gene encoding ferrochelatase, with the protein MNNKGILLVNLGSPRSTSVSDVKEYLDEFLMDERVIDYRWIFRALLVQGIILKTRPAKSAEAYKTVWTDKGSPLIVITEQIQKKLQKVVDVPVEIGMRYAQPSIETGIQKLVDQGITEIVLFPLYPQYAMSTTETVIEKAEEVRKKKFPKVKINYIQPFYNRDIYINCLAESIREKLPENFDALQFSYHGVPERHIYKTDPTKTCNLNDCCSRDDNPSHQFCYRHQCYKTTQRVIEKLDLPKEKTIVSFQSRLGKDKWIEPYTDETLETIGKKGIKNLAIVCPAFVSDCLETLEEISVEGKEQFMHGGGENFHYIPCLNDEDRWIDVVKTLCEEKLNDFYLV; encoded by the coding sequence TTGAATAATAAAGGAATTTTACTGGTCAATCTTGGATCACCGAGATCAACCTCTGTAAGCGACGTAAAGGAATATCTTGACGAATTTTTGATGGATGAAAGAGTGATTGATTACCGTTGGATCTTTCGTGCTCTGCTTGTACAGGGAATTATCCTGAAAACAAGACCTGCCAAATCTGCTGAAGCCTATAAAACGGTGTGGACAGATAAAGGTTCTCCACTGATTGTCATTACTGAACAAATTCAGAAAAAACTTCAGAAAGTGGTAGACGTTCCTGTGGAAATAGGAATGAGATATGCACAACCAAGTATTGAAACGGGTATTCAGAAACTGGTAGACCAGGGAATCACTGAAATCGTTCTTTTCCCTTTATATCCTCAATATGCCATGAGTACTACGGAAACGGTAATTGAAAAGGCTGAAGAAGTAAGAAAAAAGAAGTTTCCAAAGGTAAAGATCAATTATATTCAACCTTTTTACAACAGAGATATTTATATCAACTGTCTGGCAGAAAGCATTAGAGAGAAACTTCCAGAAAATTTTGATGCCCTTCAGTTTTCTTATCATGGAGTTCCGGAAAGACATATTTATAAGACAGATCCTACAAAAACCTGTAATCTTAATGACTGCTGTTCCAGAGATGACAATCCAAGCCATCAGTTCTGCTATCGTCACCAATGTTATAAAACGACACAGCGTGTTATTGAAAAACTGGATTTACCAAAAGAAAAAACTATTGTTTCTTTCCAGTCACGATTAGGAAAAGACAAGTGGATCGAGCCTTATACTGATGAAACACTGGAAACCATTGGTAAAAAGGGAATAAAAAATCTGGCCATAGTTTGTCCTGCATTTGTCTCTGACTGTCTTGAGACTTTGGAGGAAATTTCTGTAGAAGGAAAAGAACAGTTTATGCACGGAGGTGGAGAGAATTTCCATTATATTCCCTGTCTGAATGATGAAGACCGATGGATTGATGTCGTAAAAACACTTTGCGAAGAAAAGCTGAATGATTTCTATCTGGTATAA
- a CDS encoding M4 family metallopeptidase yields the protein MNTKFILVASVAACSFVFGQNTPSKLNPGKSGLHADFMRFEKNAPAFQGSPVLFDEATERLSQGQGLKLGLERDALGFETHRFQQTVNGIPVEYGMMAVQTKGGKIVGQSGKWVLNIPKGAEKKANISETIALQSALSFVGAESYKWQNKEEEDFIKRDSNDANASFAPKGELVYYSDPTDEKMNDLTLAYKFDIYSDKPLSRQYVFVDAKNGKVLGVDAIIHEVNTPGTATTVYSGSQNIVTDSYNGSYRLRETGRNAGTSVETYNLKKTTNFASAVDFTDTDNAWNNVNTNKDQYATDAHWGAEKTLDYYYTKYGRKSIDNNNFTIKSYVHYGNNIFNAYWDGSRMLYGDGSSTTNGGKPLTAIDVCGHEITHGLTSKTANLVYQREPGALNEGFSDIFGNSIERWARPTKASWTLGEDFNYVIRDMANPNAYRQPDTYKGTYWKDATTTGCAVPGQNTNDYCGVHTNSGVLNFWYYLLVTGGSGTNDNGFAYNVSGIGLDKAGAIAYRTLTTYLTSSSNYANTRTYSLQAAADLYGAGSNEVTQVTNAWNAVGVGGGTSSAGLVAAASNVSAYTISPNPATDRFTVNFEGKAGKGIVEVVSLTGKKEISEKVEITEGANKLNVQLPSNMLPGVYIVTVNGQKAGNLIKK from the coding sequence ATGAATACGAAATTTATTTTAGTGGCAAGTGTTGCTGCCTGCTCTTTTGTTTTTGGACAAAACACACCATCAAAACTAAATCCGGGTAAAAGTGGATTACACGCAGACTTTATGCGATTCGAAAAAAATGCACCTGCTTTTCAGGGAAGTCCTGTTTTATTTGACGAAGCTACAGAGAGACTTTCTCAGGGGCAAGGGCTCAAGTTAGGACTGGAAAGAGATGCTTTAGGTTTTGAAACTCACAGATTTCAACAGACTGTAAATGGTATTCCGGTAGAATACGGAATGATGGCTGTACAGACAAAAGGAGGAAAAATTGTGGGACAGTCAGGAAAATGGGTTCTTAATATTCCAAAAGGAGCTGAAAAGAAAGCCAATATTTCTGAGACTATCGCTCTTCAGAGTGCTTTATCATTCGTAGGGGCAGAATCCTATAAATGGCAGAATAAAGAAGAGGAAGATTTTATCAAAAGAGACTCCAATGATGCCAATGCAAGTTTTGCTCCTAAAGGTGAATTAGTGTATTATTCAGATCCTACGGATGAAAAAATGAATGATTTAACGCTGGCTTATAAATTCGATATTTACTCAGACAAACCATTAAGCAGACAATATGTTTTTGTAGATGCTAAAAACGGGAAAGTACTAGGAGTAGATGCAATTATTCATGAAGTAAATACTCCGGGAACGGCTACAACCGTTTACAGTGGAAGTCAAAACATAGTAACTGATTCTTATAACGGAAGTTACAGACTGAGAGAAACGGGAAGAAATGCAGGAACATCTGTAGAGACCTATAATCTTAAGAAAACGACCAATTTTGCATCTGCTGTTGATTTTACAGATACAGATAATGCCTGGAATAATGTAAATACCAATAAAGATCAATATGCTACAGATGCTCATTGGGGTGCTGAAAAAACCTTAGATTATTATTATACAAAATACGGAAGAAAAAGTATTGATAATAATAATTTTACCATAAAATCATATGTTCATTATGGAAACAATATCTTCAATGCTTATTGGGATGGCTCGAGAATGCTTTATGGTGACGGAAGTTCTACAACAAATGGTGGTAAACCTTTAACAGCTATAGATGTCTGCGGACACGAAATTACCCATGGGCTTACTTCCAAAACGGCTAACCTTGTGTATCAGAGAGAGCCGGGAGCATTGAACGAAGGGTTTTCTGATATTTTCGGAAATTCAATAGAACGTTGGGCAAGACCAACCAAAGCAAGCTGGACTTTGGGAGAAGATTTCAATTATGTCATCAGAGATATGGCAAACCCTAATGCCTACCGCCAACCGGATACTTATAAAGGTACATACTGGAAAGATGCAACTACCACAGGATGTGCAGTGCCGGGCCAAAATACTAATGACTATTGTGGAGTTCATACCAATTCAGGAGTCCTTAATTTCTGGTATTATTTATTGGTAACAGGAGGTTCTGGTACGAATGATAACGGTTTCGCTTATAATGTTTCCGGAATTGGACTGGATAAAGCAGGAGCTATTGCTTACAGAACATTAACTACTTACCTGACTTCATCATCCAACTATGCAAATACAAGAACCTATTCTCTTCAGGCGGCAGCAGACCTATATGGAGCTGGCAGTAATGAAGTGACACAGGTTACCAATGCATGGAATGCAGTAGGTGTAGGAGGAGGAACTTCTTCTGCGGGACTTGTTGCAGCAGCTTCAAATGTTTCAGCTTATACAATCAGCCCGAATCCTGCAACTGACAGATTCACTGTGAACTTTGAAGGTAAAGCCGGAAAAGGAATTGTAGAAGTGGTAAGTCTTACAGGTAAGAAAGAAATTTCTGAAAAAGTTGAAATTACAGAAGGTGCAAATAAACTGAATGTTCAGCTTCCTTCCAATATGCTTCCTGGAGTATATATTGTAACGGTAAACGGACAGAAAGCAGGAAACCTGATTAAAAAATAG
- a CDS encoding DUF5103 domain-containing protein, with amino-acid sequence MKTLRILLLTLSGLVFGQNIQSVQLFNPQTNDETPVIRIGEQLVLGFDDLTNGSQIYRYTFKHYDRNWNDDNLFFTEFAAGSMNALLDQFQYSFNTLQAYTHYKLVFPNDKIQLKISGNYELIVYKDSADQPLFKKRFYLVEDATSVGLNISRFADAKNPNLNQRVEVNVSPKGGDISSNVNSITMNVMQNNNPNMVIANLKPSSVLGNQVLFQQMNLTFPGDNEFYYFDNKNMNMAADMVRTTEIKEDVNQTYLHPVWAFPLNYQYQPDVNGAWYYRRNDLGRERDAEREADYSWVHFYLESDPVDKEIYVLGGFNNYKPSKENQMQYDAATKQYVAKIFLKQGFYNYVLVTKEGNGTLNFGEVNGNFWQTENLYQAFLYYAPFGRNYDGLMGYGEFRTPIANKR; translated from the coding sequence ATGAAAACTTTGCGAATACTCTTACTTACTTTGAGCGGACTGGTTTTTGGACAAAATATCCAAAGTGTTCAGTTGTTCAACCCTCAGACCAATGATGAAACTCCGGTAATTAGAATTGGCGAACAGCTGGTTCTGGGCTTTGACGATCTTACAAACGGCAGCCAGATCTACAGATATACATTCAAGCATTATGACAGAAACTGGAATGATGATAATCTTTTTTTTACAGAATTTGCTGCGGGAAGTATGAATGCGCTTTTGGATCAGTTTCAGTATTCATTCAATACCTTACAGGCTTATACTCACTATAAACTTGTTTTTCCCAATGATAAAATCCAGCTGAAGATTTCAGGGAATTATGAACTGATTGTTTACAAAGATTCTGCAGATCAGCCTCTTTTCAAAAAAAGATTTTATCTGGTTGAAGATGCAACATCTGTGGGTTTAAATATTTCAAGATTTGCAGATGCAAAAAATCCTAACCTTAACCAGAGGGTAGAGGTGAATGTTTCTCCGAAAGGAGGAGATATTTCTTCCAATGTCAATTCAATCACAATGAATGTGATGCAGAATAACAACCCGAATATGGTGATTGCTAATCTGAAGCCAAGCAGTGTTTTAGGAAACCAGGTGCTTTTCCAGCAGATGAATCTTACGTTTCCGGGAGACAATGAGTTTTATTATTTCGATAATAAAAATATGAATATGGCAGCAGATATGGTGCGTACAACCGAAATAAAAGAAGATGTCAACCAGACCTATCTTCATCCGGTATGGGCGTTTCCTTTAAATTATCAATATCAGCCGGATGTCAACGGAGCATGGTATTACAGAAGAAATGATTTGGGTAGAGAAAGAGATGCAGAAAGAGAAGCTGACTATTCATGGGTGCATTTTTACCTTGAATCGGATCCGGTAGATAAAGAGATTTATGTTTTGGGTGGATTTAATAATTATAAACCAAGCAAAGAAAATCAGATGCAGTATGATGCAGCTACCAAACAGTATGTGGCTAAAATATTCCTTAAACAAGGTTTCTATAATTACGTTTTGGTGACCAAAGAAGGAAATGGAACATTGAATTTCGGTGAAGTAAACGGTAATTTCTGGCAGACGGAAAACCTTTACCAGGCATTTCTTTATTATGCACCTTTCGGAAGAAATTATGATGGTTTGATGGGATATGGTGAATTCAGGACACCAATTGCCAATAAACGATAA
- a CDS encoding MBL fold metallo-hydrolase has translation MLQIQGFVFNFASENTYIIYNENKNAWLIDPGNMKGQETQAIDSFISENGLKIQRILLTHAHIDHVLGLQWAFDTFKVPVTMHQEDQEVLDMLQASGMRFGMQVDPVKVDVEYIKEGDELDLDGEKFKIYHVPGHSPGSVVYHHENQKFMISGDVLFEGSIGRTDLYKGNYEQLIDGIKSKLFILDNDTQVFSGHGNPTSIGFEKQYNPFLK, from the coding sequence ATGCTTCAGATTCAAGGTTTCGTATTCAACTTTGCAAGCGAAAATACTTACATCATTTATAACGAGAATAAAAACGCTTGGTTAATTGATCCGGGAAATATGAAAGGGCAGGAAACTCAGGCTATTGACAGTTTCATTTCAGAAAACGGACTGAAGATTCAGAGAATTCTTCTTACCCACGCACATATTGATCATGTATTGGGGCTTCAATGGGCTTTTGATACGTTCAAAGTACCTGTAACGATGCACCAGGAAGATCAGGAGGTTCTGGATATGCTTCAGGCAAGCGGAATGAGATTCGGAATGCAGGTAGATCCTGTAAAAGTAGATGTGGAATATATAAAAGAAGGGGATGAACTGGATCTGGATGGTGAAAAGTTTAAAATTTACCATGTTCCAGGGCATTCTCCGGGCAGTGTAGTGTATCACCATGAAAATCAGAAATTCATGATTTCAGGAGATGTCCTTTTTGAAGGCAGTATCGGAAGAACAGATTTATATAAAGGTAATTATGAACAGCTGATTGATGGTATTAAATCGAAACTTTTCATTTTAGATAATGATACTCAGGTTTTCTCAGGACATGGAAACCCTACCTCGATTGGTTTTGAGAAACAGTATAATCCGTTCTTGAAATAA